Below is a window of Gossypium hirsutum isolate 1008001.06 chromosome A12, Gossypium_hirsutum_v2.1, whole genome shotgun sequence DNA.
TATtgtctagaaataaaataaaagaaaaatgttgtcATCTCTTTTTACCTTTCCTTCTTCCAcgaaaaatatcagccattagacgagtttttgaagcttgaaatttcagccatttagtctctctacaaagtgattttgagggattttcttgaatatttttgtatttttgagatccttgtatcttgagctttctaacaaggggactattttgcaaaatggttaaaagtatagggtttttccatgatagtagacatgttgttttctaaaattttatggaataaaatgaatcatggttgtgaaataaacaacttttgtgaagagatttcttatgaaaaccctaaaaaggaccattttgtataagttgtaaaataggtgataaatgagtgaaatattgagaattttggactgtttctagtataaaaagtaatcggctaggcttggttagtgagaaaatatgataaaaattgatttttgggtctaggggtaaaacggtcattttgtaaaagtctaggggcaaaatggtcattttgcccaattataaatttttgagtacctagatcgataaagtgacttaaacctgtgaatttttatcattttagatgaagaattacaaaatctgggACTAGACCGAGGAAAACAAAGCTAGCGGACTAAGTCGAAATAGTCTCCATATTTtaataccgaggtaagttgtatgttaataatgcaactatatctttataatgTGTAATTGAGTGATATGGTATAAATTGTCTTGATTTTTGAATATGAGAATACATGTTGAGAAATTTACGTAGTAAAGACTTtcgttgaacctttggaataggcTTGTATATTTGTACCATGATAATGGGTGATaagtgtgctagtgtaagacatgtctaggacttGCATCAGCCACAGCATGAGATCCAGTGTAAGACacgtttgggacatgcatcggcctcgagatatttaagccagtgtaaaacatgtcagggacatgcatcggcattgagactaGAGCTAGCTAAGACATGTttgagacatgcatcggcctcgcgatatacaagctagtgtaatacctgtctaggacatggcgtcagcttgtggtgtgttagtgtaagacctgtctgggacatggcatcaacaccgatagatgagagctagtgtaaaaccatatctaggacatggcgtcgatatcttaacccatgttagggcTATTGAGTATCTAGTAGTATTCCAAAGGGTTCAACAAAAAGGTTTATGAATTATATCAAAATGAGGAAAGTTATGATtttgtggtgagtggtacaggtacctaattgagATGTATGAGATATGGTCTCAATGTATGCTATAtgagttgtattggatggtgaGAAGTAAGTTGTACTTACACTTTTTTATGGTACTCATGAGTAAACTttgaaaggttatgagcatattactttatgataagtagttgttgtttgtttttatgcaacttactaagctttatgcttactccgtttcttttcattttcttatagtgccgcctaattagctcgtggatcaacgaACGTTgaaggcatcgatcacactatcaatcaaagcacttggtatagttagattatggcatgtataggactctgacttttgagttttgtgtcattgttaattggccaaatatgttggcttactttagcattagatttattttgtataaggcaatggaaaatggctaatattgaaaattattacGTGAATGCAAGCTggcctttcatgaatgtgaaattgtttgcatggttgaatatatgtaatgtatatgggtcttaactatggttgtttggttgagaaatcatattaagttaatctTTGATGTGTTGGTTGATATTAGattttgtttcagggtggcacaggcttggaagatagccttatattgtccatatgggtagacacacgggcgtgtgtctaggccatgtgtgacacacggttagccccatgggcgtgttgttcaaccgtgtgtcccctgcacgtaaaattgacaagtcagaatgcatggtagtaaacacacaggcagagacacggccgtgtgtctcagccgtgtggaggacacggcctttaGCCATGggagtgtgccttggccgtgtgccccaaaatgggtgctgacgtcagaaaaaaatgtcaaggtttttagaaacgaactaggacacgggcgtgtaatgGCCATATGAAGGACACGGGGCATACACACTggcgtgtgtcaagccgtgtgaaaacccttcaaggttcgaatttagaatttcatTCACACGGGCtcggggcacgggcgtgtccccttcTGCTTAGGCTATGTGAACCACatgggccatcagcacggccatgttataatgaccacatgGGCGCGTTGCCtttccacacggacgtgtgccctgtttaaaaaatcatttttttaagctGATTTAAGGACTCGAGTTGGTTCCGAGTGATTTCTAATGAATGTGTGAGGCCTTGTAGACTCGAATTAGGAAGCTTAAACAAAgttcaaaaagttttaaatttgatcaagtcttgatGACTGGAAATGATCGTGTGCttgtgttaaagttttatgacGCCTCATATATCATCCAGGGgtagggcacgggtgtggggtgttacattaacacccattttacaactttttacaaataagtcctttttagccattttcatctaaaatcacttagcaaaagttatttatcaaacaactaacatgctttttctaccattaaacatcaaaatactcaaatatccatcatgggtaaaattttaaactttgattatgtcttaaattagtggtagaaatagatatatcatgttacaaggatttcaaaaacataaaaatcattaaaagtgggGCTATTACGgtcttacaatcgagcttggaagcttgaaaaatcctagccatggtttcttcttgTAAAGTTCagccatgggaggaagatggacaaaaattggcttttaatttggctttttaattcatttaattaccaaattactaaaatgcccttaagaaaaactttagaaacatacctaaccatgtccatttttgtccaccaacttaatcaatggtgtaattaccatttaaggaccttcgatttaaaatttcataataattagacacttctagcttatagaactcaagttttgcactttttgcaatttagtccttttcaccaaaTTGAGTGCCCTAATGTTAAAATTCCTTTAGGCCAAACCTTTTTACTagtaaaattttcgaggacgaaaattcctttaaggggagagttgtaacagcccgttttcaatgaagttggaacaatagttttgggaccacaaatctgaggtcagaagaaaatttattttaatattattttatggtctacagatGATAgaaatatagtataaaaatttcattaagaaattttatcatttacatgCCTAacttgataaaaatgactaaattacataaattgtgaaaattgaattctagtagttaaaAGTATCAAAAGCTATGGAATTTtgaattagaggtccttatagtAGTTAGTAGATAAGAATGATTATTGATCATTGGAAATTCAAGAAATtgataaggttaattttggaaagttaataaaataatgatgataaatgaattaaataattattattatcattcatTCTGATCATCTTTCATCAAAAATATGGAAACCCTAGTCATGGAAGCTTGAATTCTAGCAAacttatttggcttaattaggtatgaatagtctcgtttttaatgatttttatgtttttgagatcgtaatagcttaatcttggtatctcggggattaatttgcaaaattgttaaagtaatAGGGTTTTGTCATGGATGAGTATAGTtgaagataaacaacttttgtaaagagaattcttatgaaattgtcaattagggactaaattgaaaagatgaaaatttaatggaaaacaattctaaatttttgtgaaatacatagGCTGCTATGGATATGTAtgaaaatcggctaggcttgaataaggattaaattgtatgaatttcatttttcgagcctaaggactaaattgtaattaattaaaagtatatgggcaaaatattaatttttccaaagatgtgtgttggattaaattgaatatgaattatattaaattaagttaaattcattcgtatagatccggatagacctaatacggagttagatcgaggcaaagaaaaaGTATCAAATTAGTAACTTTCGTATCTACATAtacttatcgaggtaagttcgtgtaactaaattgtatatttaaattttctaaattgaATATTGTTGTGTGcgatttgtaaaaatttctatgTATAATTATGATCACATATTCGATAATTAtcaagtcccgtttgaaccttagaaattcaaaggatacaaatgacatatcattagggttCCCGATATGGTTgtaatcctgcatgtgttgcggatacacCACAACTCTCTTGAGCTTCCCAATACTTGACTCTCATGAGCTTCCTAATATACAGCTCATATGATCTTCTCATTacttagctcacatgagcttcctgttatatagcTCGGAAGAGCTTTCCGTGTACATGCTCATATGAGCATATgtgtatatgaattgacggattatagatCTATATATTTcgtgtgtactacctgtgtatccaatgatattttaaatggttcaacaggcaaagttCCTATATAAGACAATATAAGTTCAAAACGAAATATTACCATTATATacctaaaatacatggaaaagATATCGCTTTGTAAATTGAAACATGATATGCTTGATACATGTATGTGGAACATGCTTAATGACTATGTTCATCCATGTTTATGagctattatatgtgtttacatgGCTAATGTTTTAAGGATATGTGTTTTgacttttggccaaattggtttggtTATGTTGGTATGCTTACTttaaatgtgaataaatggtaagttaaattccatgttatacgaaacttactaagcttaaatgcgtactctgttttattttccatgttttatagtaattcgaaaGCTCGTtttggttggaagctggtcggagcaaATTCACACTATCCAATGACTCAttcggtataaatagtaaattaattttggttataatggcatgtataggttagtttAGCCAATGTTGGCAAGTAGATGTTTTATTGAGACTAGCCATTTTAATGGCTTGTTATGGATATCTTTTGATGTGTGTATAAGTTGTTTTAccatgtttgatgtgtgtttgaaatgattGAATAATGAAAATCCTATAGGTATGTTGATGGTTGGTTTAAATTGgtatatattttggtaaaatacgtatatatgtgtatttggtcaATTAGGTAAGCTTGGATATTTGGATTTATGTGATGTTATCTCATGTATAAGATTTGAGTTTGGCTTGTTTTAAGTGTCTTGTTAAGGCTGCTTATTGTGAAAAAATGTTGAGTTAGGCTGATTGCAAAttaggtgagaaatgtggctagaaaatgacctattttgtccagatgggcagagacacgagtgtgtgtctgagacgtgtgtgacacacgtctaggtgacatggtcatgtgtcccctgtatccttaatttgcacaaaacagaatgctcacacggcctagcacatgggcgtgtggcttggccatgtggcccaagtcagagagCTCATAAGtttggacatgggctaggacacagcCGTGTATCCCTATTTTGAATACCTACATGGcccgagacacgggcgtgtctcttgaccgtgtgagtcacatggcctaaccacatgggcgtgtgtcccctgcacctttgaaaaattttggtgttttctgaaaaattctttgagtatccGATCTAGTCCCAGCTTATTTCCAATGTGTATTTTGAGCCTCGAGGGCTTGCATAAGGGACAATataattgattttgattggtttctgatatgtatgctagatgatatgaaatgtctgttaattaatctgtaaattttggtaatgttccataaccctgttccggcgatggatacaggttaggggtgttacacttagaaTGTAAGTTGTGCAAGAATAGTGTGAGGTTACATGTGCCCATTTTACGATCCATAACTTCCAACCACAACTTGATACGTTTAGTTGTCAGTTTTTGGCTattattgttttcattttttatttgcaAATCAGCAGCAGAAACGGTTTGTTTAGGTCCAAGAATAAGAATCTATGAAGACTCTTCAAACATTTGACACAAGAAGAGtgtcacatgcaaataacaacaCTAAAGAAGAGTCTTAATAGATTAGAAGTCTTATGCACTCTCTTCAATTAGAGTTAAGAAAGAATGGTTTTTCAAATTATGAGTAAATTGCACCTTTAAAAAGTTGAACAAAAGGCATTCAATAAGCTTATATGATGAACAAATAATGTCTCAAGGGATGGGCTTATATGATGAACAAATAATGTGTCAAGGGATGGGTGACTAAGTATAATATTTTGAGggttattttgtttatttgggAAACTAAGGTGTGAGAATATTTATCTTTATTAAATGATCTATCAAGACATTTGTGAAGTGATTAAGCGAGTAAAGTGTATGAATCAAACTaagtctttttttctttttcattgtacAACAAAGAATTTTAAAAACCTTGGgattcttttttgattttttaattcatgaaaactatctataaaaataattatatagaaTAGTTTCCACCTTCTCACTTGATAATGAGAGGACGAAATTCGGATAAATACCAATACCTATTACTGGTAGAAAGATAGAGATCGAAACAAATAACTCTTGTGTACAAATGTAAAGTTGCAATTAGAGTGAAAGGGATTGGACTTAAAACATTGTTCTCTTTGTAACTTGAAATTGATTCCTTGAGTAAGACTCCATAAATGTAGATTAATTTCAAAATGCCTAAACAACTCTTGTATGTTTAATTTTCCTAGCGTTCTACTTATTATGTCCACAACTATTATCAAATCTCAACCAGGCAAATCAAATTTGTTATAAATTTGTACTTTTCTTTGTTAATTTTTACTTTCTGGAAAATAAAACAAACTTTGATCATTCATTCTCAAGGAACTGAATTTTGACGTACCTAACAGTTCCACTATCTATCGGGAGTTTAAAAACCTAAAGCAGAACCTTTGGCAGGTCAAGTAAACTAATCTAGAAAACTTTAATTTTACATGTATGCATAAAGGTATGGCTACATTTGCAGTAAATGAGGAAAAGTGTAAGGCAGCAAAAGTAGTAACTAGTCATCAAGGAAGCCTCCCTCAGCCTCAGAGTGCCGATGTCGTTGGACGACCAAGATCGAGCCGCTAATGTCTAGTTCTGAAGAGGCCAGAAGATCCCCAACCAACCCAAGCTCTGGGCACTCCTCCCAATCGCTCATCTCAGATGTCAAGGGGCATGTTCCTCTCCCTCCCTTCCCAACTATGAACAATGAATACGAATCCGCTATTTCTCTTAGAACTGCTACCGTTTCCTGCCCACTGCTCACGTACTTCTCCACGAAACCGGCTCTACCTTGTGCCACATACCTAGTCAAGACAAGAGAAGCCAAtgtcaaaaaaaaaacccatataTATATCTCTATTTTAAGGCTTTCATTCCATTGGATGCATGTACGGTACGTACCTGTTATAGAAGGTCTCCACAAAGGCATTGTCTATCTTGTTCTCTGTCCCAATATTTGATATTGCCATGATCACCTCCTCATCCTTTTGGGAAGCATCGTTAATCCATGAATTGCTGCTTCTACTTGCTGTCGTTTTTTGCAGGAAGCGGATGACTGTCAAATTCACTTTACTATGCATCAAAATTCTCTTGCTACATGCTAAAGCCTCCCGATCATCAGGCCCATCAAAGAACAGTATTGCTATATTTTGCACGCATTGAGAACCATGTGGTTGTTGGAACCCTGTTTGCCCTCTGTCTACAAAGATGCCCACTGAACATGAGGCATGCCGAAGCACCTTCTGATTTATAGCCCTTATTTCCTCCATGCTATTTTCCATTTTCCCATCTATTCTCTTGTGCTTGTGAAACGGAAGGAATATAATACACACCCGCAAGTCCTCTGCACCATTGCATACATCTTCATTTATGGTCAGAAACGATGCTAAAATTTTACTCTGGTGGACCAATATTTTGGTCTCTGAGATGAAGGCATCAAGAGCGTCATTGATCTCTAGCACATCATTTCCTCCATACTCCTCTTCATCGCTGTATTGATCACCATCTTCTAGTTGATGGTACATCAATTTGCTTTTCCTTTTCTTTGGAAGTTCTACTAGATGCACCATGTATGGCTTGATGGGTGCAGTTGGACAGCCGCCTAATGCTGAGATGAGGCTAACATGTCCTGAAACATGCCTTGGGACATATACACAAGCCAATATTCCGAGCTCACTCTCTGGATTAAGTATTTCCAGTATGGTAGGATACTGAGCACTAGACTCTTCTCTGTTCAGTAAAATGGCAGCCATTGGGCCTATGATCAATGTGTTTAGCACTACTACAGTCAAAAGGAAATCATGAAGATCCGCAGCCCAAACCATCTGCAACCaaaagagaacaagaaaatcagcATTGAGGAAAGCAAGGATGACAATTTGGCGGCATAAAGTCGATACTGTGATCCTTTCTTCAACAGCAGCTTTCTAAGGACtcaaatgcatgcatgcaagcatACGTGAGATTGAGAAGAAGCTTACATTGGGGTTTGGGTTTGTATTAATAAGTATAAGGTCGTAGTTTCCCTTCAAGCAGAGTAACAAAGAAAGGATGACAGATTCGTTCCACGGGATCATTAGATAGTGACAAGCAGCAAGGGTGCCGACAATTCTAGTTCCAGCGCTCAGCAGGATCATAAGGACAGTGAGAGCAAGAGtcaatttattgaaaatattgcTAATATCAAGTTGGAATCCCGTGTAGCCAAAGTAGACGGGAAGAATGAAGGTATTTACAGAGTAAGTGAGCTTATGCAACAATGTCCGAGCCGTTTTGCCTTCTCTAGGAAACATGAGGCCGACCAGGAAATAACAAAAAATAGCTGTGTAGCCAACCCACTCGGCATATAGAGCAAGACACGTAAGAAGGAACATTATAACGAAGATTTCTTTGTTCGAAACGAATCTATTATTCCGATTTCatttattgaaaaagtatgataGATACTTGTTCACAAAGATAACAGCCACTGTAACAAGAGTAATAAGGATTGCACCTCCAAATCTTCCGAAGGAGGAGAAAGCTTTAAGTGTACTGACGATTGTTACACATGACATTTCATTGACCAAGGAAGAATAAATTGCCATTCGCCCTAAATCAGCCGTGTCAAACTTGGTTTCTGCAATCATCCGGATTACTATAGGAGAGGCTGAATTTGCTAGAACTGTCAAGGTAAGAAGGTAAAATGCAAATCGCTCCTTGGTGACATTGAATACCTTGATAAGTAACCAGAAGAATGGTCCACCAAACAAGCAGGCCAGAATTGATCCCCCTCCTGCAACTATGCTTACAACGCGAATGTTGCGTCTTAAATAAGGAACATCTGTTTCCAAGCCGATGGAGAACATAAATAGCATTCGACAAACGAATGAAAAGAACTGATAATACTTTGCAGCAGAAGCCTGGATGAAAAAATCTTTAACTCTTCGTATACGGGACAACAATGAGGGGCCTAACACAACGCCAGCCTGATACAGAAGGCATTcaacaatacatatatatatacattcataaaataatttttttatatatggaTAACTGCATGCCTTTAAGAATCATGAATATGGATATAGATATATGAAGATGAATGCTTACAAGAAGTTGTGCAAAAGGTCCAGGTTGTCCCAAGGGTTTCAAGACTAGATGAAAAATATGTGAAATCACAAGAATACAAGAGACCTGAAAGCTTGTTGTGATCAAGGGGTTAAATGAGTCCGATGGTTGACACATTAGTTGTTCTGTTGCCTCCATCCTTAATTttgctccttttttttttaagaatatctAATTGCTGGTCTGGTCTGGTCTGGTCAAGCAGAGATACGTCGTCAAAGGCTGCCCTGCCAATTGATGATAActctttgcttctttttttttgtttttctctttctttttcctctcccaCTACTTTGCTGGGCCTCCCTCTCTGTATCCTCTGCTTTCTGATGGACGCCCTTTGTTCCCGGGGAATTCGTCATATAAAGACGAGGTCTGTTGACCCCCTTTTTTTCCTCTCTTTCCCTGCATGCTATGCACTTTCCTAAAATTTACCTTATTTTCTTTGACTCGACTCACGCATCACCAAATATCATAAATGCCAACGATTAAAGATAATATCCCTTGCCTGCAATGGTAAAAATATACTATaatcttaatatatataatattttcataaatggaaaaatataaaatataaaatattaaactaaaaataatatgagtgggcctaaaatgagtttgggttaaaaaattacaaatatggattgtttgggtaaaattttaggcttgTGTTTTGGGTTGAACCAAGCTTGCTATCATGTTTCGAAATTGTGTCCTACTTGGCGGACCAAATGAAACTTGAGCCTAGGGACGAGAGATCCCCAATGATGTACCACGAGGGGCGAGCATCATGTGAGCAATAAGCAAGCAACATGGTGGTGAACCATGAACAGACAAGATCGAGGGGGATTGTGATCTCATGTGACGAGTTGAGACAAAGTGAAGCCCATGTGTAGGGCAAGTGGGCTTCAAGTAGACTTGTTTATGAGTTGAGCTACCCACTTAGGCTTGAAGACTGATACGCTGTATCTTGGTATGACAAATTAAGCCCTTTTCACACTTGAAAAAGCTTGGTTTTGAACAGTGTTCAAgtcatttaatcatttttcattacTCAAGTTACAATGTACTTTAAttgagatttttattttattttatgcttttatgAATAAAAACCTCAATTACAAGTCAATTGGAACTTAATGTGTGGTAAGGTTTTTTCAGGGACTTAATCAAGGGAGAATAAGGAAAGAAGCAAGCAAACAGTTGCAGTGCTGCAACCTTGGAAGATCAATGTCACAACTTGGAGTTTTCTAACTCCCAAGGTCAAGATATCACCTCCGGTAGTTGCGACATAGCTTGTTCTACTTAGCCTGTGACACTCCAAACctaattgtaacagcccggtttagaccctagtcagaatagtggtttcgagatcacaaattcaagtcaaaaaaatattttaatattatatttcgtgcttaaaatatgtgaattgatatgtgtgaaatttttgtacgaaaattttatcgtttgtgtactcaatttgcaaaaaggacttaatcatgtaaaatgcaaaagtgataATCTAATTGTTAAAGCACtaaattgctatggtttattaattgcTAAGTCCTTAAAATGGAATTATGCCACTATTACCGTTGATGGACGATAATGGtcattaaatgaattattttggtgttattttattaaggttattttagtaattatttaattaatgcttaataaataaaaccaaaatcaatttttggttcatcttcttcattaaatGACTAAATATCACAATGAAAAATAGGGTTTGAATGCTCAAAATAGTTCGGCACTTTGGGGGagcaattgtaagtccattttgacccaatttttagtaatttttacgtttttgagatctttgcTTCGTAAATTAgttagcccatgctttaattttcagaattgatgaagaatttgtgattttccattgtcataatgtgatgaaattgttgtttgatgatgaagaataaatctttgatgcttgattttcatatttaattaagtgatttttgataaaattgtgtattaaggactaaattgagaaatttgtaaattgaggggtcaaaatatgaaataaatgaaagaaatgggctgctagggaccttagtGAAATTCGACCAAGCATGGGTGtgatcaaattttgaatattttgtgttttgtgaaatagggattaaattacaaaaaatgtgaaatgtcaggggcaaaagtgtagttagcccatttatgtgtttttggataaatttgattgagtatatgattaaataagttgaatttgtattaaattagATTAGAAATGAGGAAaaacggatttggatcggggaaagtcgaaaattGTCGAATAGTTGTTCCAGTGCATTCgtgtccgtacgaggtaagttcataagtaaataaatgctattaaattcaaatgtatatgtgttatatgtgctgaattgaattataataaatatatgtgtatatgtcgAATTGAATTGAGAGTTGAAGAACTAGTTACGAGCTTGAATCGATAGAATtatgacgtctgaaagccccataaaaaccataggaatagtagaggatatatatgtcatgacataggattctgagatatggtttcgtgtaagaccacgtcaaggatgttggcatcgacttgagatatcgtgtaagactgtGTCTGGGACACTGGCATCGATTaaagattatgtgtaagaccatgtctaggacatcgacattgtatttaatttcatgtaagaccttgtccgagatagtggcatcaatattgattacatataagaccaccTCTGTGACGATGGCATTGTACGAGATTCCAAAGCTATCCAattatccttattgattccgaatggttcaacgggcattccgagaaataaaTGAGTATATGAATGTGCATCTGAATTAGGTATGTTGCGATATATATGAAATTAAGTGATGAAAGTGAGTATGATTATGATTAGTTGATATATGAACTATGGGAAAATGAGATGTGGATACTAGCAAGTAAACTATgatcaaatgaattatatgagaAATGTGGAATTATAATTCTGTTTTTCCATATATGATTCAGGTGCATGTGATGTGTGTATGAaactctgatatgaaatgtgagtaTGATTCAAATGacgatatgtgaaatatatgacaatgaatgatgtgttataTATGCTCGTCATATGAAAGTGTGGTCCTATGTTTCGAACATGAGAATTATGAAAAATGGAACATGGTTTGGATGTGTGATTTGTTATGGTTATTTGGGTTTTGAAATGCATAAAAGAATTAGATATATTTTTAtgcatgaaatgtaataaatgacCATGTTTCGGTTggttaagtaatgaaattgtgcaAGCTTAATCTATATGAATGATCTAATGGTCGTTATTTGAAATTGAAAGCATGTTTATATGTTCATCGATAAATAAGCCTAATAAAGTTACTTAATGTGGTGATGTTGGATTATATAAGATAGGTGATTGAATGTGTATGAAGTTAACTAAATTTGCCTTATTCAAGTTGAATTATATACATGATCTTGTGAAGATTTATTTGCAAATGGCTTACTAAACTCTCGAAGCTTATTCtgtgtgtgtttttcctatgtttatagattttcgGAGATCTGCTCAGGTTAAAAGTTGTTGgagacatcatcacactatccggttatcatttctgtaaataatgttttgagatttggttatgtggcatgtataggctagaagtatgttAATATGTTTGGAgatgtaaatatatgttttgcCAAGTGATATGGCCTGATAGTGGATGTAAATATGGTTTGGTTTTGTTATGGTTTATGTGATGAGAAAATGGTATAATTTGATGCATATATATGACTAAATGAAATGGTCAAATTGGtatttgttaaattgttaaatttagtATAAGTT
It encodes the following:
- the LOC121203241 gene encoding cation/H(+) antiporter 1, which produces MAAILLNREESSAQYPTILEILNPESELGILACVYVPRHVSGHVSLISALGGCPTAPIKPYMVHLVELPKKRKSKLMYHQLEDGDQYSDEEEYGGNDVLEINDALDAFISETKILVHQSKILASFLTINEDVCNGAEDLRVCIIFLPFHKHKRIDGKMENSMEEIRAINQKVLRHASCSVGIFVDRGQTGFQQPHGSQCVQNIAILFFDGPDDREALACSKRILMHSKVNLTVIRFLQKTTASRSSNSWINDASQKDEEVIMAISNIGTENKIDNAFVETFYNRYVAQGRAGFVEKYVSSGQETVAVLREIADSYSLFIVGKGGRGTCPLTSEMSDWEECPELGLVGDLLASSELDISGSILVVQRHRHSEAEGGFLDD
- the LOC107921836 gene encoding cation/H(+) antiporter 2-like isoform X1; translation: MEATEQLMCQPSDSFNPLITTSFQVSCILVISHIFHLVLKPLGQPGPFAQLLAGVVLGPSLLSRIRRVKDFFIQASAAKYYQFFSFVCRMLFMFSIGLETDVPYLRRNIRVVSIVAGGGSILACLFGGPFFWLLIKVFNVTKERFAFYLLTLTVLANSASPIVIRMIAETKFDTADLGRMAIYSSLVNEMSCVTIVSTLKAFSSFGRFGGAILITLVTVAVIFVNKYLSYFFNK
- the LOC107921836 gene encoding cation/H(+) antiporter 2-like isoform X2, which produces MEATEQLMCQPSDSFNPLITTSFQVSCILVISHIFHLVLKPLGQPGPFAQLLAGVVLGPSLLSRIRRVKDFFIQASAAKYYQFFSFVCRMLFMFSIGLETDVPYLRRNIRVVSIVAGGGSILACLFGGPFFWLLIKKPSLTRLI